In Oryza brachyantha chromosome 1, ObraRS2, whole genome shotgun sequence, the following are encoded in one genomic region:
- the LOC102716915 gene encoding LOW QUALITY PROTEIN: TBC1 domain family member 13-like (The sequence of the model RefSeq protein was modified relative to this genomic sequence to represent the inferred CDS: deleted 1 base in 1 codon) has product MASSPRSPPEFEISRQSRLLAALSKKVIDLDELRMLAAQGVPDGAAVRPTVWKLLLGYVPNDRALWEQELAKKRSQYAAFKEEFLCNPVDGNCTATGLEGQGSDSAGNINNGLLHRLEVTKEEHPLSLGKTSAWNQFFEYSEIMEQIDRDVKRTHPDMHFFCGDSSFAKSNQESLKNVLIIFAKLNAGIRYVQGMNEILAPLFFVFRSDPDDKNANFAEADSFFCFVELLSGFRDNFCQKLDNSAVGIQGTLLKLSQLVAKYDGELQRHLEITTEINPQFYAFRWITLLLTQEFNFADTIHIWDTLLSDPDGPQETLLRICCAMLILVRKRLLAGDFTSNLKLLQNYPPTNISHLLYVANKLH; this is encoded by the exons ATGGCGAGCTCGCCGCGATCCCCGCCGGAGTTCGAAATCTCGCGGCAGTCCCGTCTCCTCGCGGCG CTGTCGAAGAAGGTGATAGATCTCGATGAGCTGAGGATGCTGGCTGCTCAGGGAGTTCcggacggcgccgccgtccgtccGACTGTGTGGAAG CTTTTACTGGGCTATGTACCGAATGATCGCGCACTGTGGGAGCAGGAGTTAGCAAAGAAGAGATCACAGTATGCAGCCTTCAAAGAAGAGTTCCTTTGTAATCCT GTAGATGGAAATTGCACGGCGACAGGA TTAGAAGGTCAAGGGAGCGATTCTGCAGGGAACATCAATAACGGGTTGCTTCATAGGTTGGAGGTAACCAAAGAAGAGCACCCATTGAGCCTTGGGAAGACTAGTGCGTGGAATCAGTTCTTTGAG TATTCAGAGATTATGGAGCAAATTGACCGTGATGTGAAGCGCACTCACCCTGACATGCATTTTTTCTGTGGAGATTCGTCTTTTGCAAAGTCCAATCAG GAATCTCTGAAAAATGTACTGATTATATTTGCAAAGCTAAATGCTGGAATACGTTATGTACAAGGGATGAATGAAATTTTGGCACCGCTCTTCTTTGTGTTTCGGAGTGATCCAGATGATAAAAATGCT AACTTTGCAGAAGCTGATTCTTTCTTCTGCTTCGTGGAGTTACTTAGTGGGTTTAGAGACAACTTCTGCCAGAAACTAGACAACAGTGCTGTTGGCATTCAAGGTACTCTCTTAAAACTGTCGCAACTTGTTGCGAAGTATGACGGAGAGCTTCAGCGTCATTTGGAAATAACAACAGAA ATTAATCCTCAGTTCTACGCGTTCCGGTGGATTACTCTACTGTTAACCCAGGAGTTCAACTTTGCTGACACTATTCATATATGGGACACACTATTAAGTGATCCTGATGGTCCTCAG GAGACCTTGCTCAGAATCTGCTGCGCAATGTTGATTCTTGTCCGGAAACGCCTATTGGCCGGTGATTTCACTTCCAATCTCAAGCTCCTGCAGAACTACCCCCCAACAAACATCAGCCACCTCCTTTACGTCGCAAACAAGCTGCACTGA
- the LOC102701230 gene encoding BTB/POZ and TAZ domain-containing protein 2 produces MCQPRVAAASAAAAAADVEVVTSSGRRRIPAHSSVLASASPVLESILQRRLKKDAAAAAGGGGGKVGRAVVRIRGVTDDAAAAFVRLLYAGSSGDEEEIDEKSAVQLLVLAHAYRVPWLKRRCEEAIGSRLTAETVVDTMQLAGLCDAPQLHLRCTKLLAKEFKAVEKTEAWRFLQENDPWLELDILQLLHDADLRRRRWRRKRAEQGVYVELSEAMGCLTHICEEGCTEVGPVGRAPAPAPAPCPAYATACRGLQLLIRHFSRCHRASCTRCQRMWQLLRLHSALCDLPDGRCNTPLCMQFRRKEEQKAAAKAGDDDDKWGLLVKKVKVARAMSSLGKRRQMSCSQC; encoded by the exons ATGTGCCAGCCTCGggttgccgccgcctccgccgccgcagccgctgcCGACGTCGAGGTCGTCACCTCCTCCGGTCGCCGGAGGATCCCCGCGCATTCCTCTGTTCTT gcgtcggcgtcgccggtgCTGGAGAGCATCCTGCAGCGCCGCCTGAAgaaggacgccgccgccgccgccggcggcggcggaggcaagGTTGGCAGAGCAGTCGTCCGGATCCGCGGCGTCAccgacgacgccgcggcggccttcGTCCGCCTCCTCTACGCCGGCAGCAG CGGTGATGAGGAGGAGATTGACGAGAAGAGCGCGGTGCAGTTGCTGGTGCTGGCGCACGCGTACCGGGTGCCGTGGCTGAAGCGGCGGTGCGAGGAGGCGATCGGGTCGCGGCTGACGGCGGAGACGGTGGTGGACACGATGCAGCTGGCCGGGCTGTGCGACGCGCCGCAGCTGCACCTGCGGTGCACCAAGCTGCTCGCCAAGGAGTTCAAGGCCGTGGAGAAGACGGAGGCGTGGCGCTTCCTCCAGGAGAACGACCCCTGGCTCGAGCTCGACATCCTCCAGCTCCTCCACGACGCCGACCTG cggcggcggaggtggcggcgtaAGAGGGCGGAGCAGGGGGTGTACGTGGAGCTGAGCGAGGCGATGGGTTGCCTGACCCACATCTGCGAGGAGGGGTGCACGGAGGTCGGCCCGGTggggcgggcgccggcgccggcgccggcgccgtgcccGGCGTACGCGACGGCGTGCCGCGGCCTGCAGCTCCTGATCCGCCACTTCTCCCGGTGCCACCGCGCCAGCTGCACGCGGTGCCAGCGCATGTGGCAGCTGCTCCGCCTCCACTCCGCGCTCTGCGACCTCCCCGACGGCCGCTGCAACACCCCTCTCTGCAT GCAGTTCAGGCGAAAGGAGGAgcagaaggcggcggcgaaggccggcgatgacgacgacaaATGGGGGCTTCTGGTGAAGAAGGTGAAGGTTGCAAGGGCCATGTCTTCCCTGGGCAAGAGGAGGCAGATGAGTTGCTCTCAGTGCTAG